From the Quercus lobata isolate SW786 chromosome 6, ValleyOak3.0 Primary Assembly, whole genome shotgun sequence genome, one window contains:
- the LOC115950034 gene encoding uncharacterized protein LOC115950034: MSVLAWNCRGLGTPPAIRTLTEEVRKLNPVVVFLAETKANTNRMKGFQQKIGFTQGIIVPSDGLSGGLAMLWREGTDIRFKSCSHSHIDVVVHGESKNGPWRISGFYGHPDTSKRQSSWQLIEALYAQCCMSWVVCGDFNEILHPNEKLGWRERDANQIRDFRDVLSRCGLVDLGFVGQEFTWCNGRHGEQRTLLRLDRMVANEAWFQLFPEATVFHISMSASDHCLLALSLNKNHQQKKRKKRFMFEAMWVREAECKEVVDMAWNLNTEEAAMSVQDRLKRCQSHLVGWNQNKFGNVSKKLKQKQDRLQ; the protein is encoded by the coding sequence ATGAGTGTGTTAGCTTGGAATTGCCGGGGGTTGGGGACTCCTCCGGCAATCCGTACACTCACTGAGGAAGTGAGGAAATTAAACCCCGTGGTGGTTTTTCTGGCGGAAACAAAGGCGAACACCAACAGGATGAAGGGTTTTCAACAGAAGATAGGCTTTACGCAGGGGATCATTGTTCCGAGTGATGGCTTGAGTGGTGGGTTGGCGATGCTCTGGAGAGAAGGTACGGATATTCGGTTTAAGAGTTGTTCGCACTCACACATTGACGTTGTAGTTCATGGGGAGAGTAAGAATGGTCCGTGGAGAATCTCCGGTTTCTACGGGCATCCGGATACAAGCAAGAGGCAGAGTTCGTGGCAATTAATAGAAGCCCTCTATGCTCAATGTTGTATGTCGTGGGTGGTGTGTGGGGATTTTAACGAGATTCTGCATCCAAATGAGAAGTTAGGCTGGAGGGAAAGGGATGCAAATCAGATAAGGGACTTTCGCGATGTTCTTAGCAGGTGCGGTCTGGTTGATTTAGGATTTGTGGGGCAGGAATTTACCTGGTGCAACGGACGACATGGGGAGCAACGTACGCTTCTTCGGCTTGACAGAATGGTGGCCAATGAAGCTTGGTTTCAGCTTTTTCCCGAAGCCACAGTTTTTCACATTTCGATGTCGGCTTCGGACCACTGTTTGTTGGCTTTATCGCTGAACAAGAATCACCAgcagaagaaaaggaaaaagagattCATGTTTGAAGCAATGTGGGTGAGAGAGGCAGAGTGCAAAGAAGTTGTGGATATGGCTTGGAATTTGAATACAGAGGAGGCTGCTATGTCCGTCCAAGATAGGCTCAAAAGGTGCCAAAGTCATCTTGTAGGGTGGAATCAGAATAAATTTGGGAATGTGAGTAAGAAGTTAAAACAGAAACAAGATCGCCTCCAGTAG